One genomic region from Dermacentor variabilis isolate Ectoservices chromosome 6, ASM5094787v1, whole genome shotgun sequence encodes:
- the LOC142586381 gene encoding uncharacterized protein LOC142586381 — protein sequence MATNRTAMASPGIRTGKVVTFVFLILFVNTAHCEGKKPETPNKAAKTPLEPLKASATAQTGWYEGAGGSSSWSSGGQSYGGGGGAAGLGPWTDSGSVSSGIGGGGGGSGPWADTGKGSGGGAFGGAGPWADSGSGGYGGGVGPWQSSGKGSGGTGFTSGAAPWAGAGKGSNGGYGGGAGLDSWAGAAKTGGFGGSGKFFGGGGAGVGPWDQAGGLGGGKLGGGGGGGASWTQNGDFGAGGKATGWDFSQGSKFSGGAGSWDEGGFGGGKLGGAGGGASWSQGQLGGNKAGYEGGASWDQGGKSFSQNAQSGPWRGKTAVAQDSWTPSGAGGYGKTSAAGIGPWTQGVGAGKGFSAADSWLQDSPASAGPWAQGGTGNGKPVSGTGPWAQGGTGNGKASYGSGPWYGSFAGGKGGNGGGAASWANGGNGAGGKKVSSPGPWDSGSFGGAAKGGAGPWSQGGGGYGNGGTKSFGGPAPWAGAGSGAGNGAGPKSFGGPGPWAGAGNGAGNGAGPKNFGGPAPWAGAGAGNGAGPKTFGGPAPWAGAGNGAGNGAGPKNFGGSGPWAGAANGGGPKSFGGTGPWAGGGNGGASKFNSGAASWDQGGYGRNGRTGGPKPWAGAGAIGTGGGSWAGQGGFGGGASGPWDNGKAAGAGASWDQGGFGGGKGAAPGPWAGKGKSNGFSQPDLGGGPASVGPWDQGSYTGAGKGGGGGGPWDSGSVGGGRSVPGGPWAGAGGNGKVSSGLGGGPWAQGGVGSGGSGPGPWDQGGYGAKKGGNGGGTVGPWDSSSKFNGAGASWSGNGNNGFGGGKGYGNSGSSWSQNGKFGGGSAGVSWTQTMFGGTGGGPWQQGGYGGQDSWATKGGNGNGKFGNGGAGPWQGAGGGGDGGGWQADQGSVGVWIGDVSQKGRGSFGQQAGGRRKNNYLPSQGGASWDGQAGGQNGGGGGGSWDGGAIQKGRGGFGGGQRGGVGKVQWSFSRSDPWAQPQTWSGSWTTDGAAQQYTSAGVGQMMFGGVADWMTADKYSAKYGGSSGGGGWQQQQLGTGNRGSWSGGGRGGGNKW from the exons ATGGCCACAAACCGCACCGCCATGGCTTCTCCGGGGATTAGGACGGGCAAG GTGGTGACATTTGTATTTCTGATACTCTTCGTAAACACCGCTCACTGCGAAGGAAAGAAACCAGAAACCCCCAACAAAGCAGCTAAAACACCTCTAGAGCCGCTGAAGGCGTCAGCGACCGCACAGACCGGCTGGTACGAAGGTGCCGGCGGCTCTTCATCCTGGTCTTCGGGAGGACAAAGCTATGGCGGCGGGGGCGGTGCAGCAGGGCTGGGTCCTTGGACTGACTCTGGCAGCGTATCATCGGGCATCGGCGGAGGAGGAGGCGGATCTGGACCATGGGCTGATACTGGCaagggcagcggcggcggcgcttTTGGCGGGGCTGGACCATGGGCCGACTCCGGAAGTGGTGGATACGGCGGTGGTGTCGGACCATGGCAAAGCTCTGGTAAAGGCTCGGGTGGCACTGGCTTCACTTCGGGCGCCGCACCTTGGGCTGGCGCCGGAAAAGGATCAAATGGTGGCTACGGAGGTGGTGCCGGTCTTGATTCATGGGCCGGAGCAGCGAAAACCGGCGGATTTGGTGGCTCTGGCAAGTTTTTCGGAGGAGGAGGAGCTGGCGTCGGACCGTGGGACCAAGCCGGAGGATTGGGCGGTGGCAAGcttggcggtggcggcggcggtggtgcgtCGTGGACCCAGAACGGTGACTTCGGGGCCGGTGGCAAAGCAACTGGATGGGACTTTTCACAAGGATCGAAATTCTCTGGTGGCGCTGGCTCCTGGGATGAAGGTGGTTTCGGTGGTGGCAAGCTTGGTGGCGCAGGTGGTGGTGCGTCGTGGTCTCAAGGACAATTAGGTGGCAACAAAGCAGGGTACGAGGGAGGTGCGTCGTGGGACCAAGGCGGCAAATCATTCTCCCAGAATGCTCAAAGTGGGCCCTGGAGAGGCAAGACAGCCGTAGCTCAAGATTCGTGGACGCCGAGCGGTGCAGGAGGCTATGGAAAAACGTCTGCAGCAGGCATCGGCCCATGGACTCAAGGAGTTGGCGCAGGAAAAGGATTCAGTGCTGCCGATTCTTGGCTTCAAGACAGCCCTGCAAGTGCAGGTCCGTGGGCACAAGGTGGAACTGGAAACGGCAAGCCAGTCTCAGGAACCGGTCCCTGGGCCCAAGGAGGGACCGGTAACGGCAAAGCGAGCTATGGATCTGGGCCTTGGTATGGAAGCTTTGCTGGTGGTAAAGGTGGAAATGGAGGTGGAGCTGCCTCTTGGGCCAATGGTGGAAACGGTGCCGGAGGAAAGAAGGTATCATCACCAGGGCCTTGGGACTCGGGAAGCTTTGGAGGTGCTGCCAAGGGAGGAGCGGGGCCCTGGTCACAAGGGGGAGGGGGATATGGAAATGGTGGGACTAAGAGCTTTGGCGGGCCAGCGCCCTGGGCAGGTGCAGGAAGTGGTGCAGGAAACGGTGCAGGACCGAAGAGCTTTGGTGGGCCAGGGCCCTGGGCAGGTGCAGGAAATGGCGCAGGAAATGGCGCAGGACCTAAGAACTTTGGAGGGCCAGCGCCCTGGGCAGGTGCAGGTGCAGGCAACGGTGCAGGACCTAAAACCTTTGGCGGGCCAGCGCCCTGGGCAGGTGCCGGTAATGGCGCAGGAAACGGTGCAGGACCTAAGAACTTTGGCGGTTCAGGGCCCTGGGCAGGCGCAGCTAATGGTGGAGGGCCAAAGAGCTTCGGTGGCACAGGACCATGGGCAGGTGGAGGAAATGGCGGTGCCTCTAAATTCAATTCTGGAGCTGCATCGTGGGACCAAGGAGGATATGGCAGAAACGGAAGAACGGGTGGACCCAAACCATGGGCTGGAGCAGGCGCAATTGGTACTGGTGGCGGATCTTGGGCCGGCCAGGGCGGTTTCGGTGGAGGTGCGTCGGGACCTTGGGACaacgggaaggcagctggagctGGAGCGTCATGGGACCAAGGAGGATTCGGTGGTGGCAAGGGAGCAGCGCCTGGCCCGTGGGCTGGAAAAGGAAAGTCTAATGGATTTTCTCAGCCAGACCTTGGAGGAGGCCCTGCCTCTGTAGGTCCTTGGGATCAGGGATCATATACAGGGGCAGGAAAGGGAGGCGGTGGAGGAGGCCCATGGGACAGCGGAAGTGTTGGAGGGGGAAGAAGTGTGCCTGGCGGTCCCTGGGCTGGGGCTGGAGGCAATGGAAAAGTATCTAGTGGACTCGGAGGAGGCCCCTGGGCTCAAGGAGGCGTAGGGTCAGGCGGTTCTGGTCCGGGACCTTGGGATCAGGGTGGATATGGTGCGAAAAAGGGTGGGAATGGTGGTGGGACAGTTGGCCCATGGGACAGCTCCTCAAAGTTTAACGGCGCAGGTGCCTCTTGGAGTGGAAATGGAAATAATGGCTTTGGCGGGGGCAAAGGCTATGGCAACAGCGGTAGTTCGTGGTCTCAAAACGGCAAATTCGGAGGCGGAAGTGCAGGCGTATCGTGGACGCAGACAATGTTCGGAGGCACTGGAGGTGGGCCATGGCAACAAGGCGGTTACGGTGGTCAAGATTCGTGGGCTACAAAAGGCGGTAATGGTAACGGTAAATTTGGCAATGGTGGTGCTGGACCATGGCAAGGCGCCGGTGGGGGAGGAGACGGCGGTGGATGGCAGGCCGACCAGGGAAGCGTTGGCGTCTGGATCGGAGATGTCAGTCAGAAGGGCAGAGGCAGCTTCGGTCAGCAGGCTGGAGGAAGACGGAAGAACAATTACCTGCCTTCCCAAGGTGGCGCTAGCTGGGATGGACAGGCAGGTGGGCAAAACGGTGGTGGTGGAGGTGGGAGCTGGGATGGCGGCGCAATTCAGAAAGGTCGCGGGGGATTTGGTGGGGGGCAGAGAGGCGGTGTGGGTAAAGTTCAGTGGAGCTTCAGCAGAAGCGATCCATGGGCACAACCACAAACCTGGTCAGGTTCCTGGACAACGGATGGAGCAGCGCAGCAATACACTTCAGCGGGAGTCGGGCAGATGATGTTCGGCGGTGTAGCAGACTGGATGACGGCAGACAAGTACAGCGCCAAGTACGGAGGAAGCAGCGGCGGAGGaggatggcagcagcagcagcttggaaCTGGCAATCGGGGCTCCTGGAGTGGAGGTGGTCGAGGCGGTGGTAACAAGTGGTGA